The following are from one region of the Trichoderma breve strain T069 chromosome 5, whole genome shotgun sequence genome:
- a CDS encoding ankyrin repeats (3 copies) domain-containing protein gives MSIYEDAQKGLLVGSTLDAYIAKNPNILDERSPDSGLTVLSIAAIEGFPEEVEQLLKKGARADALTKDDETPLLLAAWKGKKERARIIQLLLKKTPLNSINRTCERANFNTPLMFAIEKKDYESIRLLVQAGAAEDKNIKNSGSFTVKQIADAAKDRLVTRSLLPDEKLKAAVLAADVTSFLLYIVAWANKATNGLVTEIFGLNPELNESIDEQMTQNQDLTKAEFVERVNEWMETHGPLKRFFQGNDEFVQDMAEKLVNLEHDPANKLRSQNLSETIKLSLHKLVIYCDDSTSMKRDGRWESQKELVQRIAKITTMVLPLDEGVTLRFINRNVENSDNLTLERLGNVLKDMDWQPGGDTPIGTNLRSKILQPLVYSKLDAGNLDRPLIVIIMTDGMPEREDKTELERVILECEKKIQDSGYPPQTVKFMIGQIGTAKSAARFLASLRQNSDIARTTLVTSDKLDDAFKDYKENDSKLDKWLVETLFSPFRNLTGNN, from the exons ATGTCGATCTATGAAGATGCCCAAAAGGGCCTTCTTGTTGGGTCAACTCTCGACGCTTACATCGCGAAGAACCCAAACATTCTGGATGAACGAAGTCCTGACTCAGGTCTGACAGTGTTGTCAATAGCAGCGATTGAAGGATTCCCagaagaagttgaacagCTACTTAAGAAGGGTGCCAGAGCGGACGCCCTCActaaagatgatgaaactcCCCTCCTTCTAGCCGCCTGGAAGGGTAAGAAGGAGCGTGCGCGGatcatccagctgcttcttaAGAAGACACCCTTGAATTCTATTAACAGAACTTGCGAAAGAGCAAATTTTAACACGCCATTAATGTTTGcaattgagaaaaaagactACGAATCAATTAGGTTGCTGGTAcaggctggagctgctgaagataAAAACATCAAGAACTCTGGTAGCTTCACAGTGAAACAGATAGCCGACGCTGCAAAAGATCGACTTGTTACTCGTTCCCTTTTACCAGACGAAAAGCTAAAGGCCGCAGTGCTCGCTGCTGATGTCACTAGCTTCCTCCTGTACATCGTTGCTTGGGCGAATAAGGCCACCAACGGGTTGGTTACGGAAATATTTGGGTTGAATCCCGAACTCAATGAATCAATTGATGAG CAAATGACCCAAAACCAAGACTTGACCAAGGCGGAATTTGTTGAAAGAGTCAACGAATGGATGGAAACTCACGGTCCGCTGAAGCGATTCTTCCAAGGAAATGATGAGTTTGTGCAAGACATGGCCGAGAAACTTGTGAACCTGGAGCATGATCCTGCCAACAAGTTGCGCAGCCAGAATCTGTCAGAAACAATCAAGTTATCTTTGCACAAGCTAGTTATCTATTGTG ATGACAGCACCTCAATGAAACGTGACGGCCGCTGGGAGAGCCAAAAGGAATTGGTCCAGCGTATCGCCAAGATCACCACTATGGTCCTCCCGCTAGATGAAGGGGTTACTCTACGATTTATTAACCGAAACGTTGAAAACTCTGATAATTTGACTCTTGAAAGGCTGGGAAATGTCTTGAAAGATATGGACTGGCAACCCGGTGGCGATACTCCGATTGGTACAAATTTGCGGTCCAAGATTCTCCAGCCGCTAGTATATAGCAAGCTGGATGCAGGGAACCTTGACAGGCCACTTATTGTCATTATCATGACTGACGGTATGCCCGAACGCGAAGATAAAACTGAGCTTGAAAGGGTTATTCTCGAGTGTGAAAAGAAGATACAGGACAGTGGTTACCCTCCCCAGA CCGTAAAATTCATGATTGGTCAGATAGGGACTGCAAAGTCTGCTGCAAGATTTCTGGCATCTCTAAGGCAGAATTCAGATATTGCTCGAACGACATTAGTTACTTCAG ATAAACTTGATGATGCGTTCAAGGACTATAAGGAAAACGACTCAAAGTTGGATAAATGG CTGGTCGAAACTTTGTTCTCT
- a CDS encoding FAD binding domain-containing protein, with translation MRASLYMLRSATRQLFKSSNIPVLEPGQPEYDRAIATSNRLFRFSRPDCVVQPETIAHVQAIVKEAASKKVNLTIKCNGHSYAGHSTAFKGVSLDLRRMNKVNLDIKSKTVTMDAGCQWGHVYQTLVNGGHEGYIINGGRCPTVGVSGFILGGGLGPFTRSFGMGCDTLTEATVVTATGDVVTVKNTDDPKSKEGELFWALQGGGGGNFGVLVQMKLKVQELENAYGTVVAGRYQWFPKPNKEKTDNAISTMNDFYTTNWPKNITIDSTWICDLSQKSDGIRFIVAYDGSQNSYEKTIDKHIKNDELKTQLKRRVLPEPSTRFLYETLVNQWLEETEKAYPTNKTYELFSSFCFNERSKIEDITATIRSLMKKFRSQFRGEQVNFLVTWIHSGGKATERKPTDSAFFWREAAYHAYVTVEWTDKWMERDMRSFHAEVKKALRPLSLKGEAAFINFPDGDFPRQMYERAYFGDNADKLRRVKETWDKTGFFKYDQGVRLPNAATEDLNKPDIEDKTDLLASNLWDSFKYTANKEWESYKTTNLKRDLEMLEEDGF, from the exons ATGCGGGCTTCCCTGTATATGCTCCGGTCGGCAACCCGGCAGCTCTTCAAATCTTCAAACATTCCAGTTCTTGAACCGGGGCAACCAGAATACGATCGCGCCATTGCGACTTCAAATCGCCTATTTCGCTTCTCGAGACCAGATTGCGTGGTCCAACCTGAGACGATTGCACATGTTCAGGCTATTGtaaaagaagcagcttccAAGAAAGTCAATCTCACTATCAAATGCAATGGTCATTCTTATGCAGGCCATTCTACTGCCTTCAAAGGTGTCTCGCTGGATCTTAGAAGGATGAACAAGGTCAATCTTGATATAAAGTCAAAGACTGTCACCATGGATGCTGGTTGCCAGTGGGGTCATGTTTACCAGACGCTCGTCAATGGCGGGCATGAAGGTTATATCATCAACGGTGGACGCTGCCCTACTGTTGGTGTAAGCGGATTCATTCTTGGAGGTGGTCTTGGGCCTTTCACGCGAAGCTTTGGAATGGGATGCGATACGTTGACGGAAGCAACTGTTGTAACAGCAACAGGAGATGTGGTTACTGTGAAGAACACTGATGACCCGAAGTCTAAGGAAGGCGAGCTCTTCTGGGCcctccaaggaggaggaggcggcaaTTTTGGGGTCTTGGTCCAGATGAAGCTCAAAGTCCAAGAACTGGAGAATGCTTATGGAACTGTGGTCGCGGGCAGGTATCAGTGGTTTCCTAAACCCAACAAGGAGAAAACTGACAAC GCTATCTCTACGATGAACGACTTCTATACCACCAATTGGCCTAAGAACATTACCATCGACAGCACCTGGATCTGTGACCTTAGTCAAAAATCCGACGGCATCCGATTTATCGTTGCTTATGATGGCAGTCAAAACAGCTACGAGAAAACCATCGACAAGCACATTAAAAATGATGAATTAAAGACTCAACTTAAGCGAAGAGTACTACCTGAGCCGTCCACACGCTTCCTCTACGAGACCTTAGTGAACCAATGGCTAGAGGAGACCGAAAAAGCTTATCCGACCAACAAGACATACGAGCTCTTTagctctttttgtttcaatGAAAGATCAAAGATTGAAGATATCACTGCGACAATTCGAAGTCTGATGAAAAAGTTTCGAAGTCAGTTTCGGGGGGAACAGGTCAACTTCCTTGTTACTTGGATTCATTCCGGCGGCAAGGCAACAGAAAGGAAGCCAACTGACTCGGCGTTTTTCTGGCGTGAAGCTGCTTACCATGCTTACGTCACGGTAGAATGGACAGATAAGTGGATGGAAAGGGACATGAGGTCCTTTCACGCAGAAGTCAAGAAGGCTCTAAGGCCGCTCTCTCTTAAAGGCGAGGCTGCTTTTATAAATTTCCCTGACGGCGACTTTCCGAGACAAATGTACGAGAGGGCTTATTTCGGCGACAACGCCGATAAACTTCGTCGAGTCAAAGAAACGTGGGATAAGACCGGGTTCTTCAAATATGACCAGGGAGTTCGGCTGCCCAACGCTGCGACAGAGGACTTGAATAAGCCAGATATAGAAGACAAGACCGACTTACTCGCATCCAACCTGTGGGACTCCTTCAAATACACCGCAAACAAAGAATGGGAGTCTTATAAAACTACCAATCTCAAGAGAGATCTCGAAatgttggaggaggatggatTTTAG